The following is a genomic window from Bubalus bubalis isolate 160015118507 breed Murrah chromosome 6, NDDB_SH_1, whole genome shotgun sequence.
cacatggcaactggagagtagcccccactcaccacaagtagagaaaagcccatgcagcgacaaagacccagcacagccaaaaataaataaatacaactatAAAAAAGAGGCTGTCCTCCTTATGGAGAGGGGCTTATTCATGGTCCTTCCTATCATCACCTAAACTTGACTGAGAAAAAGCCTCCAGGGTGATGATGAAGCATCCAGACAATCAGGGAGGCTATTTGAGGAAGAGGCCCCAGGGCAAAGGGGTATGGTGGGGAAAGCAGAAGGATATATTTGTGTGGGGAAAATGGCTTATTTTGAGAGCTAAAAGGTATTAGAAGGGAAATTTGGGGGATTCCAAGCAGATGGCCCAGCCAGATCAGGCCTTTCCTCATCAAGTATCTTACGCTTCACGGTAAAGAAAACTCATTTGAGTTAGGAGTGAGCTACAAATCCTGATTCCATGCCCTGAGAACAAGGATGGAGAGCAGAATGAGGTGGAGGGGGAGGCCCGAGAAAAAGAGAGAGCAGATCACTCGCGCAGGAGTATGCAAGTCAAACTCTGATAGAGAGGCACGTATACACATAGGCATCTGttattactcagtcgtgtccgactctttgcaatcccatagactgtagtctgtccatgggattctccaggcaagaatactggagtgggtagccattcccttctccagggagtcttcttgacccaggaatcgaacccaggcagattctgtaccatctgagacaccagggaagcccatctgttaTTACACACATGCATCTAACATGGACATGGGTTCTAACAGGTTTAGACAGACAGATGCGCACACACATGGGGATTAGGACTACGCTGAAGAAAAAGCCTCAGAGATGACTCCTGGAAAGTGGCTTTAGAATTATCTTGCTAGGTTCCCTGAGCTAAGTAAGGTCCTCCAGGACGCTTCTCTCCTCCactgctccccctccccccaccaccctgaTCTCTAAGCAAAGCCAACAGGAAGACAGAAGGCATATAGAAGGCAGAGAGGAATGCTGGACAGGCCAGGCAGAGAGGAGTCATGCTCTCAGTTCATCTTCActcttctctgtttttctcaCTGCAGcagcatctcttctttctttactaGCTAAGCCATGtcttctagcttttttttttttaaggtttagcTGCTGTCCTCAAATTCTGGTCCCCTTGCTCTTGCCCTTTGAGATGGCAGTAACCCCACACCTCAAGAGAACATCTGTGTGCCCCGAGGATGTTTGTACATCATTCACTTTCTCTCTAGGCCAGCCAGAGAAGCAGACGCTGACAGCAAAGTCTGGTGTgaaatgtctctctctctccattctcctccttctcctttacGTCCCCAGACAAAATAAGAAACCACCagcttcataaaataaaaacagcgTAGACTTTAATTCAGGTTGACAGGTGGGCAGAGAGCTAGGATTTGCCTCCAAGGGTGTCCAGATGAGAAGTCTGTGTTGtaggcagaggcagggagggtggggaggtgcGAGTGGCCTGGTAGCACACCCAGGCAAGGAGCAGGGGTGTAGCCACGCAGTGCAATATTGCCAGGGCTTCTGCCACATCCAGCAGCATGTCCAGGGCCTGCTGGGCCGGACATGTTGACACCACTATGGCCTTGGACCTCACTAGGGAGTCCAATCCCAGAACCATGCCCTGAGGCCACCAAAAAATGAACCAGACCCACAGGACATCAAACCATGGGCACGGTGCCCTGCCCAGCGCCATCTTCAGCCCCTTGGTTCCCAACAAACCCAGTGGCAATAAGACAAAAATGGCAAAGCAGGCTGCAGCGTGTATGTACCGCAACGTTTCCCACTCCCCGCTGAAGGTCACGGTGCAGCGTCCTTGGGAAGTGTCACTGCCCAGCACGACTGGCAGTGACAGGAGGGCAGCCACTCCCCAAAGTCCCACAGTGACCCCCAGTCTGAGGCCTGGGACTTGGCCTGCACCCAGCTGGGGGCCCAGGCAGGCATGGTACCCTATCAGCAGAGCTTGAGCAAAGGCTGAGCCATAGGCGACCAAGTGAGCCAGGTGGCACAGGAAGGTGATGAAAGCCCCACTGAGCTCCCGTGCCAGGATGGGCACCACGATGCTGAAGAGGGCACTGCCCACGGCCAGTTGCACCAGGGTAGACCTGTCCTGGTAGAGCTGCCAGCGGAACAAAGGTCTGAGAAGAGCATAGAGGATGGTCCCACTAGCCAGGATGCCCAGGACGCTGACAAGGATGAAGAAGGGCAGTGAGGAGTAGTTGAGCAGTGGGCAGGAGTGGCAGGGCGCAGCTGCTTCCACGTCGGTCTCATTATAGTCTGGATAGTAGTCCTCCGGAAAGTCACTCAAAAATTCTTCTTTAAAGGCCAACATGGTGGAATTGTCATCAGCCACCTGGAGGACATCCCCAAAGGGACAATCAGAGCATCCAGCTATCCCTCTGAAGGGGATCCTGGGAGCTGAGGGCAGGAGGTAGGGAGAGAAGGGCAGGGGGAAAGTGGGGGCTGCAAGAGCTGGGtgcaggggagagggtgggagtggacaagactgagcaactcaggAGGAGCCAAGAGTCATAGGAAAGCAAGGGACGGGGAGTGGACAGGCCTGGGAGAGAGGAGCAGGTCTGGATGAAACTGACAGAGATGAATGAGGAGGCAAAGAATGGGGGACCCTGGACACggggagaagaagaggacaaGGAAAATGAGGGAAGGGACAAGAGATGAGAGAAGGAGTGAGGTATAAGACCCGAGGGGCAGACAGAAGGGGTGgtaggaggcagagagggaggggctgTGGGCTCAGCCCCACACTCACCGGGTTAAGACAGTTCCCCATGACGCTGCTGGGAGCAGGGCGGGCAGAGAGATGGGCTGGGGTAGTTCTGTCAGTGGCTGTGGTTCCAAGATAAGCGCCAGGGACTAATGAAGGCCATCAGCCCTGGGCAGGGCCATGGGGCGGGCAGTGCATTCAGGAAGTGCTTACCCCACGCCCACCGCCTGTCTGAGCCCCAGGACCACTTATGGCACTGACCCCAGGGGCTTCCTGTTTTGAGATTGGAGTCTGCTGGTGAGGACCCACACTCCGGAAAGGAAAAAGGTGGGGACCGTGTTTTTCTGAAGGTGGAAAGGGAGGATGAGAAGCCAGGGGGCTTTCCAGCACAAAGGGATTCTTCAAgcacaaggaaggaaggaagagggggccAGAGGTAAAGTGTGAGATGGTGATAAAAGATGTGCTGGGAAATTGGAGGGAAAGGGCAGCTGATGGCTCTCACCATTTCTCCATCCCCTTGAACTTGATCCAAGGAAAGATAGTTCAAAAGCGACGTGCTTGTGGGAGAGGGTGTTAGTGGTGCTTGTTGGCTGGATCCATGTGATGCCGGCAACCTGAGCGGTATGTGTTCGGGCGGGGGCTCCTTGTGTATCATTCATGGTGTAGGAATGTACTTATCTTTATGCATGGCTGTATGTTGTGTGTCATATCTGAGTGCTAGGTTTTGGGCTGAGTGCTAGGTGTCTGGGCGTGTGTGCTACTCTCTGGGTCTGGGTGTTTTGGTGTGACAGGAGGGAAGGCTAGGGGGCAGCTGTAGAGGTTGTATAATGAAGCTGCTTCAGGGAGCAATTGGGCATTTGCCCAGCCACCTATGGGCACAGTAAATGCGTCTTCCGTACCAAGCGGAACACATGATGTGACAAGTTAAAGCAGGCTCTGGGGGACAATGCGATAGCATACTTTAAAATGGGACTGTTGCCTATGGGGCAATCTCTATTCACATTTCTGTTGGGGGATATAAAAGTCCTGGAAATGCGACATTGTCCTGGCATCTTAGCAAGATGTAAAGTTTCTTGTGGTGGGGAGAGCGGTTTCTCACCAGCATC
Proteins encoded in this region:
- the ACKR1 gene encoding atypical chemokine receptor 1 — encoded protein: MGNCLNPVADDNSTMLAFKEEFLSDFPEDYYPDYNETDVEAAAPCHSCPLLNYSSLPFFILVSVLGILASGTILYALLRPLFRWQLYQDRSTLVQLAVGSALFSIVVPILARELSGAFITFLCHLAHLVAYGSAFAQALLIGYHACLGPQLGAGQVPGLRLGVTVGLWGVAALLSLPVVLGSDTSQGRCTVTFSGEWETLRYIHAAACFAIFVLLPLGLLGTKGLKMALGRAPCPWFDVLWVWFIFWWPQGMVLGLDSLVRSKAIVVSTCPAQQALDMLLDVAEALAILHCVATPLLLAWVCYQATRTSPPSLPLPTTQTSHLDTLGGKS